The genomic window TACTTGTTTTCTTTTTCAAATAGCCTTCTGCTAACAGTTCTTCTTTGATCACTTCAATATCCATTGGTCCCGCAATCTCCAATTGTGAAAGAACCGATTCAAGGTAGTCGATCTCACTTTTTGCTTCTTCGATTTGCTTGCCAATCAATTTGACTGCATTTTTAAGCTTTTGGTAACGATGAAAGTATTTTTGAGCATTTTGATTCGGTGTCAATGCCGGATCAAGGGCAATACGGACAGGCTGGTTTTCTTCATAGTAGTTCGCCAAGGTCACTTCGGTCGCACCACGGGGTACTTGGGTCATGAATGTCGTCAATAACTCCCCATTTCGGCGAAACTCTTCCGCATTTTCAGAGTCAAGCAATGTCTGTTCGCGTTTTTTCAACTTATTGCGATTGCGTTTCAATTCATTTTCGATTTTACGGATCAATTCGCCCCCTTGTTGTTTGGCACGATCTTTTTCCGCTTTCTCTTGATAAAACGCATCTAGCAATGCACTCAAAGTAGGGTACTCCTGCATAGAAGCAGCTTGTTTTGCAAACGATTGATAAGCAAACGGTGTGAAGTATTCTTTTGTACCTAATTCATAGTGTGTAGGTAGCGGTTGGTCAACAGCCGCAAAGAATTCTTCCCAGACAGCCATTTTTTCATTTGGGCGCTGGTTGATCCGTTCGCTCAATTCCAATGCTGTGTCGTGACCCAGTCCTTGGAATACTTGCTGTATGGCTTTAGCATTTGGCTCGACTTTTGATAGACGTTCAAAAACTTGCTCTTTTGTTGCTTGAAAAGGATTAAGCACAGCTTGTTCAGGTGGCGCCACGTATTCGACTCCAGGAAGTAAGGAACGGTACGTATTTTGTGAGCTGCCGATGTGTTTGATCGCATCTAAAATCTTTTGGGATTGTTGATTCACTAAGACGATGGTGCTATGGCGACCCATCAACTCAACGATCAAGACGATATTTTGTAAATCACCTAATTCATCTCTTTTTGAGAAATGAAAGTGGATCACACGGTCATTTTTGATTTGTTCGATACTTTCCAAAATCGCACCATCAAGATGTTTACGTAACATCATCACAAAGTTTGGAGGATTTTCTGGATTTTGATAATCGATTTCTGTGATCTGGACACGGGCATAGCTCGGATGAGCAGATAACAACAATCGGTGGTTCTTTCCACGAGAACGAATCACCAAAATGATTTCATTTTCATAAGGCTGGTGGATCTTTGAGATTCGACCAGATAATAGTGTTTCGCGCAATTCATGGATCATTGCATGGGTAAATACACCATCAAAGGACATGATTCATTCCTCTTTTCTATTCATAAGTACACTTATTATAACGAAAAAAGAAAGGAAAGACCAATGGACCAGATGATTTCTTTCGTTAAATAGAGAAAAAATGCAGGAATTCCATGAAAAACTAGTGTTTTATTTCGTTCTTTCGATTGATTTTAGGTATAATTAGATAAAGGACACGTGGGGGAATAGAGGATGCAGCGATTGATCGTAGAGATAAAGGATAAAATCATCAGAAGTTACACTAATTTATCAGAGGATTTTGAGCAACATCCTCAA from Enterococcus sp. DIV1094 includes these protein-coding regions:
- the efbA gene encoding fibronectin-binding protein EfbA; the encoded protein is MSFDGVFTHAMIHELRETLLSGRISKIHQPYENEIILVIRSRGKNHRLLLSAHPSYARVQITEIDYQNPENPPNFVMMLRKHLDGAILESIEQIKNDRVIHFHFSKRDELGDLQNIVLIVELMGRHSTIVLVNQQSQKILDAIKHIGSSQNTYRSLLPGVEYVAPPEQAVLNPFQATKEQVFERLSKVEPNAKAIQQVFQGLGHDTALELSERINQRPNEKMAVWEEFFAAVDQPLPTHYELGTKEYFTPFAYQSFAKQAASMQEYPTLSALLDAFYQEKAEKDRAKQQGGELIRKIENELKRNRNKLKKREQTLLDSENAEEFRRNGELLTTFMTQVPRGATEVTLANYYEENQPVRIALDPALTPNQNAQKYFHRYQKLKNAVKLIGKQIEEAKSEIDYLESVLSQLEIAGPMDIEVIKEELLAEGYLKKKTSKKQKKAKPSQPDRYISSDGTEILVGKNNLQNDQLTMKTARKTDHWLHAQNIPGSHVIIKSDQPSDETITEAAELAAYYSKYRHSAQVPVDLVQVKHIRKPNGAKPGYVIYENQKTIIVTPEEEKIQAMKKE